A single genomic interval of Eurosta solidaginis isolate ZX-2024a chromosome 3, ASM4086904v1, whole genome shotgun sequence harbors:
- the LOC137243253 gene encoding uncharacterized protein translates to MDFIDDFIEEYKNNPCLWKADCTNFKNRSKRQEAYLKLIEVAAKHGEHYNIERTKQKINNLRCAFRQQLKKFIEAKNKGEKDETYCPKRRYFESLMFLKDEENIERKPKRCDAIGSSSNTGEIDSGILEQDFIADGVSEEQLIKIKRSTINSSDHNLEVEHGSKSISQNDLMEDQAIEESFNEYSDDVYNKMNGLIHTEKNSKQQKLFECEKESSFLQQTANGRKRSPSTSSQLSKDIEPVNKKAFRLEADTIDLERLLSLTCKSHTNVEDHYTSLGNVIAHKLRTMDNTQAIYAEKIITDVLFHGQLKLLSISSINQFINVNYSDLCEAVRCNK, encoded by the coding sequence ATGGATTTTATAGATGACTTTATAGAAGAGTATAAGAACAATCCATGCCTTTGGAAAGCAGACtgcacaaattttaaaaatcgaaGTAAACGACAGGAGGCATATTTGAAATTAATAGAAGTTGCAGCGAAACATGGTGAACATTATAATATCGAAAGGACAAagcaaaaaattaacaatttaaGATGCGCATTTCGACAACAGCTGAAGAAATTTATTGAAGCTAAGAACAAGGGCGAAAAGGATGAAACGTACTGTCCAAAAAGGAGGTACTTTGAGTCGCTGATGTTTTTAAAAGACGAGGAAAACATAGAAAGGAAACCTAAGCGCTGTGACGCCATAGGTTCATCATCTAATACTGGGGAAATAGATTCAGGTATACTGGAACAGGATTTTATAGCGGATGGAGTCAGTGAGGAGCAGTTAATTAAAATCAAAAGAAGCACTATAAATTCATCAGACCATAATTTAGAAGTTGAACACGGTTCAAAATCAATATCTCAAAACGATTTAATGGAAGATCAGGCAATCGAGGAAAGTTTTAACGAGTACAGCGATGATGTATACAATAAAATGAACGGCTTGATCCACACAGAGAAAAATTCCAAGCAGCAAAAGTTATTCGAATGTGAGAAGGAATCATCTTTTCTACAGCAGACCGCTAACGGCCGAAAACGGTCGCCATCTACTTCTTCGCAATTGTCAAAAGACATTGAACCCGTAAATAAAAAGGCATTTAGACTGGAAGCTGACACGATAGATTTGGAGAGACTTTTGTCACTAACTTGCAAAAGCCATACTAATGTGGAAGATCATTATACAAGTTTAGGAAATGTTATTGCACATAAACTTAGAACAATGGACAACACACAAGCTATTTATGCAGAAAAAATTATCACCGATGTATTGTTCCACGGACAATTGAAATTATTGTCTATATCAAGTATAAACCAATTTATAAATGTTAATTACTCTGATTTATGTGAAGCAGTACGGTGTAACAAATAA